One genomic window of Arachis hypogaea cultivar Tifrunner chromosome 8, arahy.Tifrunner.gnm2.J5K5, whole genome shotgun sequence includes the following:
- the LOC112708080 gene encoding dof zinc finger protein DOF2.5 isoform X1 — protein sequence MEGIGPNNNSCTTRPHNEGGGGNNNNNLEKKARPQEQLNCPRCNSTNTKFCYYNNYSLTQPRYFCKTCRRYWTEGGSLRNVPVGGGSRKNKIKINTNNNSSSSSSTTSTPSSNSKVLVHQDLLNPNNNRVIQGQDLNLAFPSMDHHNNYHHGLLPFIDMANNNNNNNNNNSNGDAPSSLSALELLRSSMASRGLSNPYYASSNSSLVPSNSSSVIYPTSGLGFPTMQEVVNNNKQNSGNLGFSSSSSIMDHQHHEENIVNNSDGGGRVLFPFGEVMKSAEENNNKEQGNNSSSTANGGYWNGMMGQGSW from the coding sequence ATGGAAGGGATAGGTCCCAACAACAATTCATGCACAACAAGGCCTCATAATGAAGGTGGTGGtggaaataacaacaacaatttaGAGAAGAAAGCAAGACCACAAGAGCAATTGAATTGTCCAAGGTGCAATTCAACAAACACAAAGTTTTGCTACTACAACAACTATAGCCTCACACAACCAAGGTATTTTTGCAAGACTTGTAGAAGGTATTGGACTGAAGGTGGGTCCCTCAGGAATGTTCCTGTTGGTGGAGGTTCAAGGAAGAACAAGATCAAGATCAATACCAATAACAACTCTTCGTCATCGTCGTCAACAACATCAACaccttcatcaaattcaaaggttCTTGTTCATCAAGACCTACTAAACCCTAATAATAATAGGGTTATTCAAGGACAAGATCTTAATCTTGCTTTCCCATCTATGGATCATCACAACAATTATCATCATGGTTTGTTACCATTTATTGATatggctaataataataataataataataataataatagtaatggtGATGCACCAAGTTCTCTTTCAGCTTTGGAGCTTTTAAGGTCAAGCATGGCTTCTAGGGGTTTGAGTAATCCATATTATGCTTCTTCTAATTCTTCATTGGTACCATCAAATTCATCAAGTGTAATTTACCCTACTTCTGGATTAGGGTTTCCAACCATGCAAGAAGTAGTTAATAATAATAAGCAAAATAGTGGTAACCTTGgattttcatcttcttcatcaattATGGATCATCAACATCATGAAGAGAATATTGTTAATAATAGTGATGGTGGAGGAAGAGTTCTTTTCCCTTTTGGAGAGGTGATGAAGAGTGCTgaagaaaacaacaacaaagaaCAAGGGAATAATTCATCAAGCACTGCCAATGGTGGATATTGGAATGGAATGATGGGTCAAGGGTCATGGTGA
- the LOC112708080 gene encoding dof zinc finger protein DOF3.7 isoform X2 has translation MEGIGPNNNSCTTRPHNEGGGGNNNNNLEKKARPQEQLNCPRCNSTNTKFCYYNNYSLTQPRYFCKTCRRYWTEGGSLRNVPVGGGSRKNKIKINTNNNSSSSSSTTSTPSSNSKVLVHQDLLNPNNNRVIQGQDLNLAFPSMDHHNNYHHALELLRSSMASRGLSNPYYASSNSSLVPSNSSSVIYPTSGLGFPTMQEVVNNNKQNSGNLGFSSSSSIMDHQHHEENIVNNSDGGGRVLFPFGEVMKSAEENNNKEQGNNSSSTANGGYWNGMMGQGSW, from the exons ATGGAAGGGATAGGTCCCAACAACAATTCATGCACAACAAGGCCTCATAATGAAGGTGGTGGtggaaataacaacaacaatttaGAGAAGAAAGCAAGACCACAAGAGCAATTGAATTGTCCAAGGTGCAATTCAACAAACACAAAGTTTTGCTACTACAACAACTATAGCCTCACACAACCAAGGTATTTTTGCAAGACTTGTAGAAGGTATTGGACTGAAGGTGGGTCCCTCAGGAATGTTCCTGTTGGTGGAGGTTCAAGGAAGAACAAGATCAAGATCAATACCAATAACAACTCTTCGTCATCGTCGTCAACAACATCAACaccttcatcaaattcaaaggttCTTGTTCATCAAGACCTACTAAACCCTAATAATAATAGGGTTATTCAAGGACAAGATCTTAATCTTGCTTTCCCATCTATGGATCATCACAACAATTATCATCATG CTTTGGAGCTTTTAAGGTCAAGCATGGCTTCTAGGGGTTTGAGTAATCCATATTATGCTTCTTCTAATTCTTCATTGGTACCATCAAATTCATCAAGTGTAATTTACCCTACTTCTGGATTAGGGTTTCCAACCATGCAAGAAGTAGTTAATAATAATAAGCAAAATAGTGGTAACCTTGgattttcatcttcttcatcaattATGGATCATCAACATCATGAAGAGAATATTGTTAATAATAGTGATGGTGGAGGAAGAGTTCTTTTCCCTTTTGGAGAGGTGATGAAGAGTGCTgaagaaaacaacaacaaagaaCAAGGGAATAATTCATCAAGCACTGCCAATGGTGGATATTGGAATGGAATGATGGGTCAAGGGTCATGGTGA